From Acinetobacter sp. ASP199, the proteins below share one genomic window:
- a CDS encoding 2-amino-4-hydroxy-6-hydroxymethyldihydropteridine diphosphokinase: MNATETIFALALASNCHPQQHFQAAQQRITTWGDVQFSPIYMIPCRDGIGENYWNSACLLKAEMTVEEMLQQLKQMEADSGRVRPSHQISLDVDLIAWGSDLSQMQFNPKKLPLALDVKIPMHEIWSHPGFEYDPQCQYPQVELNAAL; this comes from the coding sequence TTGAACGCCACCGAAACGATATTCGCCCTAGCACTGGCGAGTAATTGTCATCCTCAGCAACATTTTCAAGCTGCACAACAACGTATTACCACTTGGGGAGATGTGCAGTTTTCTCCCATTTATATGATTCCGTGTCGTGACGGGATTGGTGAGAATTACTGGAATTCAGCATGTTTATTAAAAGCTGAAATGACGGTTGAAGAAATGCTTCAGCAGCTTAAACAGATGGAAGCCGATTCAGGACGAGTGCGTCCCTCACATCAGATCAGCCTGGATGTAGACCTGATTGCCTGGGGGAGTGATTTAAGTCAGATGCAGTTTAATCCGAAAAAATTACCGCTGGCTTTAGATGTCAAAATTCCAATGCATGAGATCTGGTCACATCCGGGATTTGAATACGACCCCCAATGCCAGTATCCACAGGTTGAACTTAACGCAGCGTTATGA
- a CDS encoding translocation/assembly module TamB domain-containing protein, producing MVENQQPQDAEPQNTPLPKKRRILRSILLSVLFSILFLLAALAIMFSTDRGSKFLLDQVLQRQQIIHYEYEGGNLWRGIILRNVLVTLKPVDVKIDRADVTLGWRAIIKREIHLNSADVRNLQIITKNPPSDQPFSYSDIRLPFVLRVDHLDLDHLLIKTHSSSVDFYDVVINEGLWSGTKLTFEKSRMNMGYLYVYDVTGDMDFHGKYPLNATGVLNIPSLNNSLNIRDIRVAARGTLETIQAGVATYTPDLLTGWAVIHPMNPHVPMFGKLKFEQYHWPILEDQKLFSKDGVAEFNGDIQRLNINLNTDLSGKDIPEGQYNAMMHTDLVNQLNITDFNGQLMKGSVSLAGNVGWHDQVTWDVSGRVNRLNPKDKVIPQVVQDFLPPSLDGNIASKGTLEKGLHLTALVDFDRYETWNIKLDQNEAKNKKAQPILMNVAWKNIDRAVPYVGWLKSESGDVNLALNEGQQDIFVATQVAAHEQGLLPAGMYQAKLNLKNNILKVPSFSYAAQNGGLTGNAVVELPDKKRQLKWNAVLNANNLNTQVLAAASPVDRLNGRVTASGYAKPNQQIINLKAIDLTGRLAGQNETVRLTGTSTAALLFHDEKQGGGFKGYAVNYDGNLNASQFAASKGLLKFKVSGTPELLKINEFKHDGIAGKINASGLVNLANGLGWDINASLVRFKPQYFASSVTGELSGNVKTRGVWSDVLKRIQIEHLNLAGMLNNKPVRGTGNLAMIIDTKQSGFVPQQFEANNLFLSYASNQIQATGNAQNLQLKVNAPALYDLYPGLRGRAYGYINMQAQPRLRASTNLAVDDFAFNNLFSVQKIRVQGQLPTSQSTPTLLTATMDNLRSGNRQITRGEISLAGTRAAHVLKVQAENKLSKFYVQLAGGFNAQNNWLGQIQNGDFDSLRTRLVQRQNASVIYNTAQSDLFVGAHCWMSQQSQLCFDQPIRVNKTRGSVSFQTQNLDLNDFSAFMPEGLAITGKVNGYARATWAQGAKPKIDARLVTRDGVVGLAAEDPQYLGQTLKYDEVGLVAKSVADGLQIRLDVKTPDIGTGYANVIIDPYRDSKPMRGEVAFNEVQLKVFKPFIQDVRTLEGTLSYAGKISGTLTQPLLNGEIRVKDGAISMISLPVNLTNVQLYSSVRQDSATINGAFNSGRGAGRLTGSVDWKNDPRVQLRLQGENLLIRQAPLITAVVTPDLTMDLYPFNKKLSLNGSIEVPRALISMPEASKPVVGVSSDVRVVQEGQDQLAILKSARPWDIRADVAVSLGNQVIFQGFDSRIPLLGRVNLSQRGLETAMRANGAIGVSQRVKIEAYGQSLDLNRAIARFNGPLSNPTLDIDANKSVQGSVVGVRVTGTASSPAIQVYNDAGLSEQEALNALITGRINEGSSALSQSESFRSDVNNTIAAAGISLGLGGTRALTNQIGRTFGLSGLALDAQGTGDDTQVSVTGYITPDLYIRYGVGVFTPVNKLTLRYQMNQRLYLEASQSLERAIDVFYNWRF from the coding sequence ATGGTCGAGAACCAGCAACCACAAGACGCAGAGCCACAAAATACGCCTTTACCTAAGAAGCGCCGTATTTTAAGAAGCATCTTATTGTCGGTGCTGTTTTCTATTCTGTTTTTACTCGCGGCACTGGCGATCATGTTCTCGACGGATCGCGGCAGCAAGTTTTTACTGGATCAGGTACTGCAACGTCAGCAGATTATTCATTATGAATATGAAGGCGGTAATCTGTGGCGCGGTATTATTCTGCGCAATGTGCTGGTGACGCTCAAACCGGTGGATGTCAAAATCGACCGGGCCGACGTTACTTTGGGCTGGCGGGCGATTATCAAACGGGAAATTCACCTGAATAGTGCAGATGTGCGCAATCTGCAGATCATTACCAAGAATCCGCCGAGTGATCAGCCATTTTCTTATAGTGATATCCGTTTGCCATTCGTGTTGCGGGTCGATCATCTGGATCTGGATCACCTGCTGATTAAAACACATAGCTCTTCAGTCGATTTTTATGATGTGGTGATTAATGAAGGACTTTGGTCGGGAACCAAGCTGACCTTTGAAAAATCGCGCATGAATATGGGCTATCTCTATGTTTATGATGTCACCGGTGATATGGACTTCCATGGTAAATATCCGCTAAATGCGACCGGTGTGCTCAATATTCCATCCCTGAATAACAGCCTGAACATTCGTGATATTCGCGTTGCAGCCCGGGGCACCTTAGAGACTATTCAAGCAGGTGTTGCAACCTATACGCCAGACTTGCTGACCGGCTGGGCCGTGATTCATCCGATGAATCCGCATGTTCCGATGTTCGGTAAACTAAAATTTGAGCAGTATCACTGGCCAATCTTGGAAGATCAGAAACTATTCTCCAAAGATGGTGTGGCTGAATTTAATGGCGATATCCAGCGACTGAATATCAATCTCAACACAGACCTGAGCGGCAAAGACATTCCGGAAGGCCAATACAATGCCATGATGCATACAGATCTGGTCAATCAGCTGAATATTACTGATTTTAATGGGCAGCTGATGAAAGGTTCAGTCAGTCTGGCTGGTAACGTTGGCTGGCATGATCAGGTGACTTGGGATGTATCTGGACGTGTGAATCGTCTTAATCCTAAAGATAAAGTGATTCCACAGGTCGTGCAGGACTTTCTGCCACCAAGTCTGGATGGAAATATTGCTTCTAAAGGGACATTGGAAAAAGGTTTACACCTGACAGCTCTGGTTGATTTCGATCGTTATGAAACCTGGAACATCAAGCTGGATCAGAACGAAGCGAAAAATAAAAAAGCCCAGCCAATACTGATGAATGTGGCATGGAAGAATATCGACCGTGCAGTGCCTTATGTCGGCTGGTTAAAAAGCGAATCCGGAGATGTAAATCTGGCGCTGAATGAAGGTCAGCAGGACATCTTTGTGGCAACGCAGGTGGCTGCTCATGAGCAGGGGCTATTGCCAGCTGGCATGTATCAGGCAAAACTGAATCTGAAGAATAATATTCTCAAAGTTCCAAGCTTTAGCTATGCTGCGCAAAATGGCGGCCTCACAGGTAACGCCGTGGTAGAACTACCAGATAAAAAGCGCCAGTTAAAATGGAATGCTGTGCTGAATGCCAATAATCTGAATACGCAGGTACTGGCAGCAGCATCACCGGTGGATCGTCTCAATGGTCGAGTTACAGCAAGTGGTTATGCCAAACCAAATCAGCAGATTATTAACTTAAAAGCAATCGATCTGACAGGTCGCCTTGCTGGTCAAAATGAAACAGTGCGACTGACCGGCACGAGTACGGCAGCATTGTTATTCCATGATGAAAAACAGGGCGGTGGCTTTAAAGGCTATGCAGTGAATTATGATGGCAATTTAAATGCCAGCCAGTTTGCTGCCAGCAAAGGTTTACTTAAATTCAAGGTCTCCGGTACACCCGAATTATTAAAAATCAATGAATTTAAGCATGATGGCATTGCAGGCAAGATCAATGCCAGTGGTCTGGTGAACCTGGCGAATGGTCTTGGCTGGGATATCAATGCTTCACTGGTTCGCTTTAAACCGCAATATTTTGCTTCCAGTGTTACAGGTGAGTTATCGGGGAATGTGAAAACCCGTGGCGTATGGTCAGATGTCTTGAAACGTATTCAGATTGAACATTTGAATCTTGCAGGAATGCTGAATAACAAGCCGGTGCGTGGTACAGGTAATCTGGCGATGATTATTGATACCAAACAGAGCGGATTTGTACCTCAGCAGTTTGAAGCCAATAATCTGTTCCTGTCTTATGCCAGCAACCAGATTCAGGCAACCGGGAATGCGCAGAATCTTCAACTCAAGGTAAATGCACCAGCGCTATATGATTTATATCCGGGACTGCGTGGACGTGCATATGGTTATATTAATATGCAGGCGCAACCACGTTTGCGTGCCTCAACTAATCTGGCTGTTGATGATTTTGCCTTTAATAATCTGTTCAGTGTGCAGAAAATCCGGGTACAGGGCCAGTTGCCAACCTCACAAAGCACACCAACCTTGCTCACTGCAACCATGGATAATCTACGTAGTGGCAATCGTCAGATTACCCGAGGCGAAATATCTCTAGCCGGGACACGTGCAGCGCATGTATTAAAGGTTCAGGCAGAAAACAAACTGTCCAAGTTTTATGTACAGTTGGCCGGTGGTTTCAATGCGCAAAATAACTGGCTGGGTCAGATTCAAAATGGTGATTTCGATTCCCTGCGTACCCGTCTGGTACAGCGTCAGAATGCCTCTGTGATCTATAATACAGCACAGTCAGACCTGTTTGTTGGTGCACATTGCTGGATGAGCCAGCAAAGTCAGCTGTGCTTTGATCAACCCATACGTGTGAATAAAACGCGTGGCAGTGTCTCATTCCAGACACAAAACCTCGATCTGAATGATTTCAGTGCATTCATGCCTGAAGGGCTGGCAATTACCGGTAAGGTCAATGGCTACGCGCGTGCAACATGGGCCCAAGGCGCAAAACCGAAGATTGATGCGCGACTCGTCACCCGAGATGGTGTGGTTGGACTGGCAGCTGAAGATCCGCAATATTTGGGCCAGACTCTGAAATATGATGAAGTTGGATTGGTCGCGAAAAGTGTGGCAGATGGCTTGCAGATTCGCCTGGATGTGAAAACACCAGATATCGGGACGGGCTATGCTAATGTCATTATTGATCCATATCGTGACAGCAAGCCAATGCGTGGTGAAGTCGCCTTTAACGAAGTACAGCTAAAAGTATTCAAGCCATTTATTCAGGATGTGCGTACGCTGGAAGGTACCTTGTCTTATGCAGGAAAGATCAGCGGTACACTAACCCAGCCATTATTAAACGGTGAGATTCGCGTAAAGGATGGGGCAATCAGCATGATTTCCCTGCCAGTGAATCTGACTAATGTGCAGTTGTATTCATCTGTACGTCAGGATTCTGCGACGATTAATGGTGCATTTAACAGTGGTCGTGGTGCAGGACGCTTGACTGGTTCGGTGGACTGGAAAAATGATCCTCGTGTTCAGTTACGTCTCCAGGGTGAAAACCTGCTGATACGCCAGGCGCCACTAATTACGGCAGTCGTCACACCAGATTTGACGATGGATCTTTATCCATTTAACAAGAAACTCAGTCTGAATGGTTCGATAGAAGTTCCGCGTGCGCTGATTTCTATGCCGGAAGCGTCTAAACCAGTAGTTGGTGTGTCTTCTGATGTCCGTGTAGTACAGGAAGGTCAGGATCAGCTGGCGATTCTAAAATCGGCACGCCCATGGGATATTCGTGCTGATGTTGCGGTGTCCTTGGGTAATCAGGTGATCTTCCAGGGCTTTGATAGTCGTATTCCACTGCTTGGACGGGTCAATCTGTCTCAGCGTGGTCTGGAAACAGCGATGCGTGCCAATGGTGCGATTGGTGTATCACAGCGGGTGAAAATCGAAGCGTATGGTCAGAGTCTGGATCTGAACCGTGCCATTGCCCGTTTCAATGGCCCATTGTCGAATCCGACACTGGATATTGATGCCAACAAATCTGTACAGGGTAGCGTTGTAGGTGTACGTGTTACCGGTACAGCCTCAAGTCCTGCGATTCAGGTGTATAACGATGCTGGCTTGTCTGAACAGGAAGCATTAAATGCCTTGATTACCGGCCGGATCAATGAAGGTAGTTCAGCATTAAGCCAGTCTGAAAGCTTCAGGTCTGATGTTAACAATACCATTGCCGCTGCGGGGATTAGTTTGGGTCTAGGTGGTACACGCGCATTGACCAACCAGATTGGTCGTACTTTTGGTTTGAGCGGTTTGGCATTAGATGCACAGGGTACAGGTGATGATACACAGGTATCCGTCACTGGTTATATCACACCAGATCTGTATATTCGTTATGGAGTGGGTGTCTTTACCCCAGTGAATAAACTGACTTTGCGTTATCAAATGAATCAGCGTCTGTATCTGGAAGCCAGTCAGTCCCTCGAAAGAGCCATTGACGTGTTCTACAATTGGCGCTTCTAA
- the xseB gene encoding exodeoxyribonuclease VII small subunit produces MSNDHTLSFKEGYEILKRNAELLDAQQEPDIDNLMKIVEESMAAYKACKTRVDAVQQALDDTFKE; encoded by the coding sequence ATGAGTAATGACCATACTTTAAGCTTTAAAGAAGGCTATGAAATTCTAAAACGGAATGCAGAATTATTGGATGCTCAGCAGGAACCGGATATTGATAATCTGATGAAGATTGTTGAGGAGTCCATGGCAGCCTATAAAGCCTGTAAAACACGTGTCGATGCGGTACAACAAGCATTAGATGACACTTTTAAGGAATAA
- a CDS encoding autotransporter assembly complex family protein, with the protein MPAKRKFKETILSQSMSPLIPEHTGSRLCMSIFLMMLTQHGMAQTPEMETPVAVSQAEMIDELSKQAVRQGVANSEDEAAEKIEQALQPENEINSLEMLQQQEQQGAQLDVFKPIEFEDLEELPVQSIDQAMADEIYRVAEQAKQEAQSYRQTQQTEIVVADISQQELVEINQAPVNVDQLMQSIQSDSQIIVQANEAGSTLPDIFPQQLTPADDKKPNIFKRLFYKIRPPRQIMTARVPRIDADVVIRNGESSTQTSNGLSSAARKQAYENLAENIENKLSSFTQESFSDFPSALPQLRSLSNQAAQAVGFYNAEFRFEKLSESRVRVQVTPNEPVIIQSQNLEFTGAGAEQPQFQVISVLPDQEVGDVFNHGEYEKTKERIVEAASNNGYFDAHWRLHDVKVAQPQNTAEVNLRYETGDPYKLGPVTFRMSDPEDEFPLDPDILQSLVPWEEDADYRFWRVNTLANNLTNSRYFNYTLVDAVKPDPVEAELELPPDLQLLVDQQKISERALIQENKAVTSSREVTQNVVDESQFAGSREEERPDLRAMRTAQETKASEQERLKAQAREEKEIPVIVTLNADKKNSAEVGLGYGTDTGTRLRGQYRRAIVNKRGHSFDANLELSEIRQSIDGRYNIPYKHPLNDYISIVGGYEREERDDVAQGNGLLIESAVIGADRYIKNPRGSWQHTYGVRYRLDQLTQDGTVNADDIPDAFLVSTAETQESLLFGYEIARTTSDRRVNPTKGFRQTYKIELGSEALLSDADMAIANAGWRFIYSLGENADHQFVGRADAGYIFTEDFTKVPYNLRYFTGGDQSIRGFDYKSLSPEIDGFKVGGQALATGSLEYNYQFREGWRAAVFADAGNAYDKDFSNPTEYGVGLGVRWASPIGPIRIDVASGISDDNHPIRVHFFIGSQL; encoded by the coding sequence ATGCCTGCAAAAAGAAAATTTAAAGAAACCATACTGAGTCAGAGTATGAGTCCACTCATACCTGAACATACAGGTAGTCGCCTGTGTATGAGTATTTTCTTGATGATGTTGACCCAACATGGCATGGCACAAACTCCAGAAATGGAAACGCCCGTGGCAGTTTCACAGGCAGAAATGATTGATGAACTGTCTAAGCAGGCAGTTCGACAGGGTGTCGCTAACTCCGAAGACGAAGCCGCCGAGAAAATTGAGCAGGCTTTGCAGCCAGAAAATGAAATAAACAGCCTGGAAATGCTACAGCAGCAGGAACAGCAAGGCGCACAGCTAGATGTATTTAAACCCATCGAGTTTGAAGATCTAGAAGAATTACCGGTGCAATCGATTGATCAGGCGATGGCGGATGAAATTTACCGCGTGGCTGAGCAAGCCAAGCAGGAAGCGCAAAGCTATCGCCAGACCCAGCAGACAGAAATTGTAGTTGCCGATATCAGCCAGCAGGAACTGGTGGAAATCAATCAGGCGCCAGTCAATGTCGATCAGCTGATGCAAAGTATTCAGTCTGACAGCCAGATCATTGTGCAGGCGAATGAGGCAGGTAGTACCTTGCCGGATATTTTTCCACAGCAACTCACGCCAGCAGATGACAAGAAACCGAATATTTTTAAACGGCTCTTTTATAAAATCCGTCCGCCAAGGCAGATCATGACAGCTCGTGTGCCGCGGATTGATGCAGACGTAGTGATACGTAATGGTGAAAGCAGTACCCAAACGAGCAATGGATTAAGTTCGGCTGCACGTAAACAGGCGTATGAAAATCTGGCAGAGAATATTGAAAATAAACTGTCCAGTTTCACCCAGGAATCCTTTAGCGACTTCCCATCCGCATTGCCACAATTACGTAGCCTGTCCAATCAGGCTGCTCAGGCAGTTGGCTTCTATAATGCCGAATTCCGTTTTGAAAAACTTTCTGAGTCACGTGTCAGAGTTCAGGTGACTCCGAATGAGCCGGTCATTATTCAAAGCCAGAACCTGGAATTTACTGGTGCTGGTGCTGAGCAACCACAGTTCCAGGTCATTAGTGTTTTGCCAGATCAGGAAGTGGGTGATGTGTTTAATCATGGTGAATATGAAAAAACCAAGGAGCGTATAGTCGAAGCGGCAAGTAATAACGGCTACTTCGATGCTCACTGGCGACTGCATGATGTCAAGGTGGCACAGCCGCAGAATACAGCAGAGGTAAATCTGCGTTATGAAACTGGCGATCCTTACAAACTCGGACCGGTGACTTTCCGGATGAGTGATCCGGAGGATGAATTCCCGTTAGATCCAGACATCTTGCAAAGTCTGGTGCCATGGGAAGAGGATGCCGATTACCGTTTTTGGCGGGTAAACACACTTGCCAATAACCTGACCAACTCACGATATTTTAACTATACCTTGGTCGATGCGGTGAAACCGGATCCAGTCGAAGCAGAACTTGAACTGCCACCTGATCTGCAGCTGCTGGTTGATCAGCAAAAAATCTCCGAAAGGGCTTTGATTCAAGAGAACAAAGCGGTGACTTCTTCCAGAGAAGTCACGCAGAATGTGGTCGATGAAAGCCAGTTTGCGGGTAGCCGTGAGGAAGAAAGACCGGATTTACGCGCCATGCGTACTGCGCAGGAAACCAAGGCCAGTGAACAGGAGCGTTTAAAAGCACAGGCACGTGAAGAGAAAGAGATTCCGGTGATTGTGACTTTGAATGCTGACAAGAAAAACAGCGCTGAAGTCGGTCTAGGTTATGGAACCGATACCGGGACACGCCTACGTGGTCAGTACCGCCGTGCCATTGTCAACAAGCGTGGACATTCTTTTGATGCCAACCTTGAGCTTTCAGAAATCCGTCAGTCTATTGATGGTCGCTATAATATTCCATATAAACATCCGCTGAATGATTACATCAGTATTGTCGGCGGTTATGAGCGTGAAGAACGTGATGATGTTGCGCAAGGTAATGGACTATTGATCGAATCTGCCGTGATTGGTGCCGATCGTTATATTAAAAATCCACGGGGAAGCTGGCAGCATACCTATGGAGTGCGTTACCGTCTGGATCAATTGACTCAGGATGGCACTGTGAATGCTGATGATATTCCGGATGCATTCCTGGTTAGTACTGCAGAAACCCAAGAGTCTTTATTATTTGGTTATGAAATCGCTCGTACTACCAGCGACCGTCGGGTCAACCCAACCAAAGGCTTTAGACAGACCTATAAGATTGAGCTGGGGAGTGAGGCGCTGTTGTCCGATGCAGACATGGCAATTGCCAATGCTGGCTGGCGCTTTATCTATTCATTAGGTGAAAATGCCGATCATCAGTTTGTCGGTCGTGCCGATGCAGGCTATATTTTTACTGAAGATTTTACCAAAGTGCCCTATAACCTGAGATACTTCACTGGTGGTGACCAAAGTATTCGTGGCTTTGACTATAAGAGCCTGTCACCAGAAATTGATGGTTTTAAAGTGGGTGGACAGGCCCTGGCAACGGGTTCCTTAGAATATAACTATCAGTTTAGGGAAGGCTGGCGTGCGGCAGTATTTGCGGATGCCGGAAATGCCTATGACAAGGACTTTAGTAACCCGACTGAATATGGGGTAGGTCTCGGGGTGCGTTGGGCATCGCCGATTGGTCCGATTCGTATTGATGTGGCCTCAGGTATTTCGGATGATAATCATCCAATTAGGGTGCACTTCTTTATTGGCTCACAGCTATAA
- a CDS encoding MFS transporter, translating into MNNNEHLLGSRRFLPMFLTQFFGALNDNVFKQALLLVITYGWIHQSAGISTLNNLAALLFILPYFIFSATAGQIADKYERSQLIRYLKILEIVVMILGTIGFLMGNLWILLFSLFLMGTQSTFFGPIKYAILPEVLHKDELMSGNALFQSGTSLAILFGMILGGAVIAASDGNLLWISLTVLVIAIIGYLSSRFILMQSIPAADIQIDWNFFRTSFQTLKYAKSLPLVFTILLGNSWYWFYGATYLTQIPQLTMQNLHASENVASLLLTFFSIGIGLGSYLCRKLGGAEVNIRMVPIGAVGLTVFAAYLAVSMAFVPERTGELLGLADVFHQGWSYYHVMFAVTLLGISGGFYIVPLYAMMQAHSPRSHRARVVAANNILNAVFMVSSAIFSIIILSVLKFDLKILFCITAVLSGIFTLWLLLRLKPMINSAQASLED; encoded by the coding sequence ATGAACAATAACGAACATTTGTTAGGCTCTCGTCGTTTTTTACCCATGTTTTTGACGCAATTCTTCGGGGCGTTGAATGATAATGTATTTAAACAGGCATTATTACTGGTCATTACCTATGGATGGATTCATCAAAGTGCGGGCATTAGCACCTTAAATAATCTTGCTGCATTACTCTTTATTTTGCCTTATTTTATTTTTTCTGCGACCGCTGGACAAATTGCCGATAAATATGAACGTTCCCAACTGATCCGTTATTTAAAGATCCTAGAAATCGTGGTGATGATTCTCGGTACCATTGGTTTCCTGATGGGCAATTTATGGATTCTACTGTTTTCCCTGTTCCTGATGGGTACCCAGTCAACGTTCTTTGGTCCAATTAAATATGCGATTTTGCCAGAAGTGCTGCATAAAGATGAACTGATGTCAGGGAATGCACTCTTTCAATCTGGAACTTCCCTGGCAATCCTGTTTGGTATGATTCTAGGGGGTGCCGTGATTGCAGCATCCGATGGTAATTTACTCTGGATCAGCCTGACAGTATTGGTGATTGCAATCATCGGTTATTTATCGAGCCGCTTTATTTTAATGCAAAGCATTCCTGCAGCTGATATTCAAATTGACTGGAACTTTTTCCGTACCAGTTTTCAAACACTGAAATATGCGAAAAGTTTACCTTTGGTTTTTACCATTTTATTAGGTAACTCGTGGTACTGGTTCTACGGCGCGACCTACTTGACCCAGATTCCACAACTGACCATGCAGAACCTGCATGCTTCTGAAAATGTCGCAAGTTTACTGCTGACTTTCTTCTCGATCGGTATCGGTTTGGGATCTTATCTGTGCCGTAAATTAGGTGGGGCTGAAGTTAATATCCGTATGGTGCCGATTGGCGCAGTTGGACTGACTGTCTTTGCTGCTTATCTGGCTGTCAGCATGGCCTTTGTACCTGAGCGTACTGGCGAACTGCTGGGTCTGGCAGATGTATTCCATCAGGGCTGGAGCTATTACCATGTCATGTTTGCCGTAACCTTATTAGGCATTAGTGGTGGTTTTTATATTGTTCCGCTGTATGCCATGATGCAGGCACATTCTCCCCGCTCACATCGTGCACGAGTAGTTGCAGCAAATAACATCTTGAATGCAGTTTTCATGGTATCTTCTGCTATATTTTCGATTATCATTTTAAGTGTCTTAAAGTTTGATCTTAAAATACTTTTCTGTATTACAGCGGTCTTAAGCGGCATATTTACCCTATGGTTATTACTGCGCCTTAAACCGATGATCAACTCTGCACAAGCATCATTGGAGGATTAA
- the folB gene encoding dihydroneopterin aldolase: MDSIIIEGLKVETVIGCFDWERQIIQPLMLDLVIQTDLEQASNSDALADTLNYAEICEISAQVIQQAQPELIEHAAKLVLNALFTTFAAIESIKITIRKPAIIAQANSVGICLERHRNDIRPSTGE; the protein is encoded by the coding sequence ATGGATTCCATTATTATCGAAGGCTTAAAAGTTGAAACAGTGATTGGCTGTTTTGACTGGGAACGTCAAATTATTCAACCTTTAATGCTGGACTTGGTTATTCAGACAGATTTGGAACAGGCATCTAACTCGGATGCTCTGGCAGATACACTAAATTACGCCGAGATTTGTGAAATTTCTGCACAGGTCATTCAGCAGGCACAGCCAGAATTGATTGAACATGCAGCAAAGTTAGTCCTAAATGCACTTTTTACTACCTTTGCAGCAATTGAATCGATTAAGATTACTATTCGTAAGCCTGCCATTATCGCGCAAGCCAATTCTGTAGGGATATGTCTTGAACGCCACCGAAACGATATTCGCCCTAGCACTGGCGAGTAA
- the coq7 gene encoding 2-polyprenyl-3-methyl-6-methoxy-1,4-benzoquinone monooxygenase: MRQFTGVDKLIHSFDQALRSLVPGTTSAQRTNPAENTETQLAVSDARHVAGLMRVNHSGEVCAQALYHGQAMTAKLPNVRREMEQAAIEEQDHLAWCEDRLKELESHTSLLNPVWYGLSFGMGAIAGIAGDKYSLGFVAETERQVSLHLQHHISQLPPHDERSRRILEQMNEDELHHRDTALAAGGVDLPLPVKIAMTGISKLMTKTSYYI, from the coding sequence ATGCGTCAATTTACAGGTGTCGACAAGCTCATTCATTCTTTTGACCAGGCATTACGTAGTCTTGTTCCAGGTACGACTTCTGCACAGCGCACTAATCCTGCCGAAAATACGGAAACCCAACTAGCAGTTTCTGATGCTCGTCATGTTGCTGGCCTGATGCGGGTGAATCACAGTGGTGAAGTCTGTGCACAGGCGCTCTATCATGGTCAGGCCATGACCGCCAAACTGCCGAATGTACGTCGAGAGATGGAACAGGCAGCGATTGAGGAACAGGATCATCTGGCCTGGTGTGAAGACCGTTTAAAAGAATTAGAGAGTCATACCAGCTTGCTCAATCCGGTGTGGTACGGTCTTTCTTTCGGTATGGGTGCGATTGCCGGAATTGCTGGCGACAAATACAGCCTTGGGTTTGTTGCTGAAACAGAACGTCAGGTCAGCTTGCACTTACAACATCATATTAGCCAGTTACCACCGCATGACGAACGTTCACGCCGCATTCTGGAACAGATGAATGAAGATGAATTACATCACCGTGATACAGCACTGGCTGCAGGTGGTGTGGATCTGCCTTTACCAGTCAAAATTGCCATGACTGGTATTTCTAAGTTAATGACCAAGACCAGTTATTATATTTGA
- a CDS encoding DUF2799 domain-containing protein has translation MRLVYALLTASVLMFSGCTVMTVKECQVADWLDVGQRDGTAGRYNRFAQYEKACAKGNIQPNQSLYEVGYTKGRFDYCQPETIFYASLNGGGSYQVCPYVQHAQLKPYHDVASQYYQAKKAKDEWFDELERYQTYLLDNQLSKENRESYIRRIRELKIKQERMEFNYFEAERKLARFQREHGL, from the coding sequence ATGCGTCTGGTATATGCTTTATTGACAGCTTCAGTTTTAATGTTCAGTGGCTGTACCGTGATGACAGTCAAGGAATGTCAGGTGGCTGACTGGCTGGACGTTGGCCAACGTGATGGCACGGCAGGACGTTATAACCGGTTTGCACAATATGAAAAGGCCTGTGCCAAGGGGAATATCCAGCCCAATCAAAGCCTATATGAAGTGGGTTATACCAAAGGACGGTTTGACTATTGTCAGCCTGAAACCATCTTTTATGCCAGTCTAAACGGTGGAGGTTCCTATCAGGTCTGTCCCTATGTTCAACACGCGCAACTAAAGCCTTATCATGATGTTGCCTCACAATATTATCAGGCTAAAAAAGCTAAAGATGAATGGTTTGATGAGCTAGAGCGTTATCAGACTTATCTGCTGGATAATCAATTATCCAAGGAAAACCGGGAGAGTTATATTCGCCGGATACGGGAACTGAAAATTAAACAGGAACGGATGGAATTTAATTATTTTGAGGCAGAGCGTAAGCTGGCACGTTTTCAACGTGAGCATGGCCTGTAG